GCCTCATTGGCATGTTGCGACATACCGTTTCCGGACTCCACATCGTCGCCCGCAACTCCGCCTACACTGTCACTGCCCCTGCCGTTCGCTTTGCCGGGATGAACGGCTCGATGAGAGGAATCATCGGATTCTCCGGTGGCATCAGCATCAGATTTTTTCTGTTCCTTGGGACTCGACGCGCTATGCCCGCCTTGCCCTGCAGCCATACCCAAACCACCAGTCGCTGAGACCTTGGAAACGGCGATATCACGTTTGACCTTGGCAAGTTCCTCCGGCTTCATACGCTTGGTAGAAATAACCTTTTCACCGTTCGCCGCCACTCCGGTGGGAGCAATCATCGTATGCGGACCAAAAACCGAACGCACACCGTCCAACACCACGTTGGCCGCCTTCTGGCCGTTGTGCTCGGCGTCGGAAGCAAGCGCCAACGCGAACGCATGCTGACTCAACGCACAATCAAACGTCATCGACAGACGCGACTTGCCGGCATTATTGGTCGCCAACGAAACCGTAGGCACCTTGCTGTGAGCGACATAGTCGCGTACGTTTTCCGGCAATGCCGTCAGTACCGCATCCCATTTTTCCTCTACGGTGGCATTCGGATCAATATTCACTTTGGGCGCCGCAGCAGCCTGGCTGTTCTGCTGCACATTGACGTTCGCACCGGTACCGGTGGATACAACACCTTGAGCGGCAGATTCCGGAGACTGCCTATTGCCACCCTGCCCGTTGCCCTGCCATCCGTTGGGCTCACCATTGCCATTGCCGTTAGGAGTATGGCTGCCATTCTGAGCGGCAGCAGCTTGCGCATTGACGCTGTTGCCGGCCTGCTGGGACTGTGCTGAGACATTCGGTGCAAAACCTTGGGATGCAGGTGTCGGCTGGGCTTGAGTTTGACGATTGCCTTGCTGCTGATTCGCGGCATTCCTGGTGGAACCGATGAAACCGCCACGGCCACGCGCCGGATTACCATTCTGCCGGACCGTGTTATTGCCTGCCGGAGAGCCTACCGCCCCCGCATTTGAGGCACCAACCGAACCATTTTGGGCTGGAACCGGCGCAAAACCGTTCTCACGCCCGGCCAGCAGTTTTGCGGCCAAGAGTTCCAGACGCATACGAGGCGAAATCGCACCGGTCATATTGCCCAAAGTGTCGTTGATCGTCTCGGCCATCGCAGTAAGCGTCGAAAGCCCCAGAGCCGATGACTGACGGTGCAAATCGCTCATGTCTTCAACCGCAGAGTCGTCGCTCAATACACTTTCGGCCTTCTCACCTCCAAGTGTGAGCACAAGGAGATCACGGACGCGCGAAAGCAGATCCTCCACGAATCGGCGTGGCTCAAAACCGCCGACGACGACTTTCTCGACCACGCCATAGAGTTTCTCGCCATCCTTATCAATGACGGCATCGATTGCCTCGCCGATGAGCTCGTCAGGGGTAAAGCCAAGCAACGCAACCGCAGAATCATATGACACTTCATTGTCTACAGCACCGGCCATCAGCTGGTCGAGCACGGAAAGTGTGTCACGCACCGACCCGCCACCGGCACGCATGGTCAGCTTCAGCACGCCCGGCTCCAAGTCGATATGCTCGTTTTCGCACACCTCTTCGAGGTAGGGGCCCATGACCTCAGGAGGCACAAGACGGAAGGGGTAGTGATGGGTTCGCGAACGAATCGTGGAAATGACCTTGTCGGGTTCGGTGGTCGCAAAGATGAACATGACATGTTCCGGCGGCTCCTCCACAATCTTCAACAGGGCGTTGAAGCCTTGCTGGGTGACCATGTGGGCTTCGTCGAGGATGAAAATCTTATAGCGGTCACGGGCAGGGGCAAACGCGGCACGTTCACGCAGTTCACGCGCATCCTCGACGCCGTTATGGCTTGCCGCGTCGATCTCGACGACGTCAATCGAGCCTGGTCCCCCGGTGGCCAAGTCCTTGCAGCTTTCGCATTCACCGCACGGATGGGAGGTAGGGCCTTTGGCACAGTTGATGCAACGAGCCAATATTCTTGCGGAGCTGGTCTTGCCGCAACCACGCGGTCCGCTGAACAGATAGGCGTGGGTGAGCTTGCCTTCATCCAACGCTCGGGAAAGCGGAATCGTGACCTGATCCTGCCCAATGATGCCATCAAATGTGTCCGGCCGATACCGTCGATACAATGCAAGTGCCATAGTTCTAACCTACCTTCACCCGACTATCTTGGCCACGCGTTTCACACCTGAAAAGATTCTCTTTCCTTGCGCGATCACCCGTGTCAAAACCTGATTATCGCACTCTTCCCTACACCAAATTCACGTCGACCCGAACGCTTGAAGTTTCATGTTCACTGCAATTAGGAATGCGAAAAAGCAACCGGTGAACCAATTTGATTCCAAACCGTTATGAACATTCTACCGGTCCGGCCCGAGCCATGCGGGATACGAAAGGGACGAATGGGACCTCGGTTTTCACAGCGACTTTGACGGTGACATCTTCTCCATCGACCTTGCAGGTGATCAGCGTCGCTTTGTTGAGCGAGGAAGCGAGACGGGATTTGATGCATGGGTCAAAATCACCGTCACGAGCCGAAGCCGCTCCTGCGATGGCAGCCTGGTCGGCGGCCGACCTGGCCTCGGAGATACAGACCAGTATATTGCCGCCCAAACCAATCGCGGACAGAAGCACCGCCGCAACGGCAATGAGCATGACCCCGTTGATGGTTCCCGAACCTTCGTCGAATGCGTTACTTTTTGAACGCCGATGGCATGCAATCGCTGAGACCGTTGCAGACTTACCCGGTAACGGAAAGGCAGAGAACCATTTCCTCCGGACTCTCATTGGATTACTCCGGTCGCTTTGCCGACAACGGCCATGGGCAGCACATGCATGGGATCGGGCACCACCCGGCAACTCACCGTCACTTTGACCTGCTTGAAACCTCGGGATATCGAGACACTGGCATCACCACCTGCGGCATCATGCGCGGCAAGACGAGCCTCGGTATCGCTGCTGGACACCACGGCCACTCGTGCTGCCGCTGAAGCGGCATCCTGACAGTTCATCTCGACGGTGACCGCCCGAGCCAGCATCATCAACAACACGGCCATTGCCATCACTGCCGGAAGTACGACGGCAAATTCAGCAGTGACGGCGCCTTCGTCATTGTGCGCCCACCAGCGAGAACGGGACCATTCAGCACACCGATGCCGCCGCCCAGTCACAAAGGCACAAAATCGCTTACACAAGCCGCGTACCCGTGTAATCAATGACCAACCCCCATGAGTCGACATGCTGACTGCCATCGCGTTGAGACGCCTTTGGCAATGGCAACCAGCAGGTTGTTGCGATTGCACTCTTTGAAGTGACATTATGCGCTGCATCCTCTCTGCAATCCGCATCGTTTATTGTTGCCGTTCCCAATCACGAAACGTGCGCGATCAGACCACCTTGAGCGCTTTCTTGACCAATGCCATCAGCAGCGTCTTGACGGTACCGGATTTGAGTAGAGCCACCAGTACTGCGGCAAATCCCGTTGCGGCCACCAGAACCACTGCATATTCCGCCGTCGCCGCGCCCTCGTCGGGTTCGGCCAAAAACGCACGAAAACGTGCATCCAACAGGCACAACTGGCCTCTAACCTGCCGCGAACGCTCGGACAGGCGGGAAGCAAATCCCGTGACAACACCGGTATTGGTTTGATTGATTGTCATCAATTCCTTACTCATGATTACTCCTTTGATATCTGCGACATTGAACACCGCAGCCAACGTGGTTGCGACACTCACCAGTCTGACAGAAGTTCGCCATTTACCGTGACGATTTCGGCTACTGTGGTCGAACGCTCGGGGTTATACACATCCCGGGCGTGTCGCGGTTTTCATCCACCAAAAATGTTGACGAAAATGTGGAATGTCGGAAAGTTATCAACATTGCAAAACGGCCAGAAATAACTCCATTAAAAACGCAATATCTATCACGTCGTATTTAAAAATAGACTCGTATAATTCGATAGTCCATGTATGGAACTTGATACAAAGCGAGATGCACAAAGAAAAATCTTCCAACTAGTATCGGCTATATTTGTGAATCTAGCCGCACGGATTCAACGACCGATGAAGGAACCTATCGCGGGGATAATGCCGATGAGCATGAAAGACGGCAGGAAACAGAGGCCCGTGGGCAAAAGAAGTTTCACCGAAAGCCTCTGGGCGGATTGCTCGATTGATGCACGCGCCCTGGCATCCAGTTGTTCGACCGCACTTTCCAGAGGGCCGACAGGCGAAACACCACGGGTCCAGGCACTTTTCAATGCATCGTCAATGACATTTAAGGCATCACGTGCAGCAGCGACATCATCTGAGGGAGAAAGATCATCGTCTTCATTCTGCCGTCTATGGACATGCTTGCCCTTTGGCTCAGACTTCTGTTCGCCCTGCTCCCCTGTTTTTTGACAGGCCAAAGAAGCTGCACACCACGCATCCTCCCAACTGAGCCCAAGCATCAACGAACGCGAGGCCTGGCAAAGCCCTTCTCCAAGCATTCCGCCCACAATCATGCCAACGGTCTCAAGCGCACGCGGAATCGACGAACCTTCGCGCATGGCCACCGCCATCATCTCCAGAATGACCCCGAGAGACGGACTCGTGGCAAAATTTACCTCCAACGCGCACAGTTGCCTCGAAGTCGTCTGCACAGGCGAGCGCCACAAAAACCATGCGACAGCCACCAAACACCCTGAAATCAGAGCATTCATCTTCACCCGCCTTTGCTTTCCGCCTCATCCACACCATCCATCAGCGTTTTCATCCACAACACACCCATCGCATACGTGCCCACTCCCAACAGCAGACAAACCCGACCGGCGCTGTTGCCGAAGAGAAACTCGACCGGCGAAGCGCCCATCAGCTGCGTCAACACAAGCGTGGCCAATGGCAGTAGAGAAAGAAGTTTCACCGTGGATTTCGGCACGGTGAAGGCATTGTCTTTCAAGGTCTTCATCATCCGGTTGCGCTTATAAGAGGAGGCCACGGCATCAAGACAGTGAGAAGCCTCGCATCCCAAGCTTTTGCTCAGTCTGCAGGCCAGATCCAGCTCGATTGCCGCCTGATCCGCCTGTTCTGACGTCTCCTTCGGCCCCAATTGCGAATACAGAAGATCCTGCAATTGTGCCAAATCAGGCATGACGGCAGTCTGAAACATTGCATCGACCTGCATCTGCTCGGCAAAGGCATCCTCAAGCGAACCTCCTGCCTTTACAGAGGCTTTCAAAGCATCGATACACGAGAGAATGCCCGCCTGCTGCTTATCCGAAATTACGGCAGGGGTTGAATTCTCCATCTTCAGTTTGCTGGTTTCGCTTGGCCAAGCGAAACAAAGTACCGCAGCCACCAGCAAAAGACCAGCCGTCAATGCAAACCAATCCATCAAATCACCCCGACCAACGACTGACGAAACTGTCCCATCCAGGCCCAGGAACCGGCATTCCCGCGCCGTCCCAAGTGGCAATCGGCTCGCCGGCGAAATGCTCGATATCCTTGGAAAGTCTTCCTATCTGGGCGATTCGTCGCTTGCCATTGTTGCGTTCGATATGCAGAACCACATCGAAGGCTCCTGCGGCAAGCATCGTCAACGCCGGTTGATTGAGCCCGGCCAAGAGTCCAAGAGAGACCAGACGAGAGGGCACACGGTCAACGCTGTCGGCGTGTAGGGTGACCATACCTCCGTGATGCCCGGAGTTGAATGCGCGCAGAAGGTCGGCTATCTCCTCACCACGGCACTCCCCTAGAACGATGCGGTCGGGACGCATACGCAGTGTCGCCTTGACCAGTTCGGGCAGACCTATTGCACCTGCACCTTCCACATTTGCCTCGCGAACAACCAAGGAAACGTGATTGCCACGGCCCAGCTTCCCCAGCTCCCGAACTTCCTCGACGCTGACGATGCGTTCTGCCGGATCGACCTGGGCGAGTAAAGCCTTCAAAAGTGTGGTCTTGCCTGCTCCCGTGCCGCCCGTAATCAGAATCGTCGCGCGCTTGCTTACCAAACCACAAAGCAACGGAAACCAGGAAGGCGGAAACAAGCCCCTCGCTGCAAGACCGCTGAGTCTGGGAACCGTTCGGCTTGGGAACCGTATGGAGATGCTGGCACCCATCGGCACGATTGGCGCGATGACCGCGTGGATACGGATACCCTCGACGCTTGAGGCATCGGCGATCGGGCAGGCGTCGTCGAGCCGCTTGCCCAGCTGCGCGCAGAGTTGGGCTGCGTATTCACGTACGACCCGAGGCGAGCGGAACGGCACTGCTGGATAGTATTCGCTCATTCCTCCACCTCGGTCAGCCCACACCCTGCCTTCGCAGGTCACGGCAATATCGGTCAACGCCGGTTCATGCGCCAGCTCTTCAAGAGGCCCGAACATCAATGTCAATCACCTCCTTCAGCCATATCGCTGATGGTGTGCGCCAACTCACCCATCACCGCACGGTCGGCTTTCGCAATCTTGAGGCCCAAACCTTCCAGCGAATCGCTGATTCTCGCGTTGTTGGGGCATATAGGCCCAAGCACCTGATGACCAAGATATTCGCTCGCCTCATTGACGCCCACCACTCCACGTTGCCGCGACGTACCTCTCGGTTCGATGCCAACAATCGCCGCCAGTTGCGGGGTCTCGCAACTTCCCGAGCCACGGTATCCAATCTCGCTATCTTTAGCAAAATTATCGCTTTGTGATTGCGCTGGTAATGAAGCGGACGAACCAGAAGAATCAAGAAAATCGTCGAAACGATGACTATCGCCTCGGTCAGTTGGGCTCATGCAACCCGAAGAGAGACGCTGGAGCAAGGTTTTCGCACGGGCCAAACCAAGTACCGAAAGCTCAGCCACAACAACAACCGACGTGTGGCGCAAACCCGGAACCATATCGACCACCCGACCGCCCGAGCCGTCAACCAGCACCAAGTCAATTTCTGCACTTCGTTGAAAGGCCGCCAAAACCGCCTGAACCTCCCACCATTCAGGGATCTCGCTGTT
The window above is part of the Bifidobacterium sp. ESL0732 genome. Proteins encoded here:
- the dnaX gene encoding DNA polymerase III subunit gamma/tau, with the translated sequence MALALYRRYRPDTFDGIIGQDQVTIPLSRALDEGKLTHAYLFSGPRGCGKTSSARILARCINCAKGPTSHPCGECESCKDLATGGPGSIDVVEIDAASHNGVEDARELRERAAFAPARDRYKIFILDEAHMVTQQGFNALLKIVEEPPEHVMFIFATTEPDKVISTIRSRTHHYPFRLVPPEVMGPYLEEVCENEHIDLEPGVLKLTMRAGGGSVRDTLSVLDQLMAGAVDNEVSYDSAVALLGFTPDELIGEAIDAVIDKDGEKLYGVVEKVVVGGFEPRRFVEDLLSRVRDLLVLTLGGEKAESVLSDDSAVEDMSDLHRQSSALGLSTLTAMAETINDTLGNMTGAISPRMRLELLAAKLLAGRENGFAPVPAQNGSVGASNAGAVGSPAGNNTVRQNGNPARGRGGFIGSTRNAANQQQGNRQTQAQPTPASQGFAPNVSAQSQQAGNSVNAQAAAAQNGSHTPNGNGNGEPNGWQGNGQGGNRQSPESAAQGVVSTGTGANVNVQQNSQAAAAPKVNIDPNATVEEKWDAVLTALPENVRDYVAHSKVPTVSLATNNAGKSRLSMTFDCALSQHAFALALASDAEHNGQKAANVVLDGVRSVFGPHTMIAPTGVAANGEKVISTKRMKPEELAKVKRDIAVSKVSATGGLGMAAGQGGHSASSPKEQKKSDADATGESDDSSHRAVHPGKANGRGSDSVGGVAGDDVESGNGMSQHANEASEDKAASLQQHAGDKPFNPETLGQGSQNPMDEDYDPWMNPLPTPGSGSGSDSSPIVQQASENGVTDAAQRFGGNDTGHSASADASENRLPEHHKKHIAVPDLSDGIDPWATPATQNSDASDAGKNSATPQPAGNAGPHSSMPAANAGNNWQTRPAESAPNGSRASANRVGDVGNPSAVAPGNPQLAAESANANQTAAPDDRGDIAARFQNADSVVDSEQGPQVAAEDDDYSLNDQSLGDVTAVGLDELSKLFDVKKVETFKADDPKNPKNIKPVEKHPEEERR
- a CDS encoding DUF4244 domain-containing protein; this encodes MTINQTNTGVVTGFASRLSERSRQVRGQLCLLDARFRAFLAEPDEGAATAEYAVVLVAATGFAAVLVALLKSGTVKTLLMALVKKALKVV
- a CDS encoding Rv3654c family TadE-like protein encodes the protein MRVRRKWFSAFPLPGKSATVSAIACHRRSKSNAFDEGSGTINGVMLIAVAAVLLSAIGLGGNILVCISEARSAADQAAIAGAASARDGDFDPCIKSRLASSLNKATLITCKVDGEDVTVKVAVKTEVPFVPFVSRMARAGPVECS
- a CDS encoding ATPase, T2SS/T4P/T4SS family; this translates as MFGPLEELAHEPALTDIAVTCEGRVWADRGGGMSEYYPAVPFRSPRVVREYAAQLCAQLGKRLDDACPIADASSVEGIRIHAVIAPIVPMGASISIRFPSRTVPRLSGLAARGLFPPSWFPLLCGLVSKRATILITGGTGAGKTTLLKALLAQVDPAERIVSVEEVRELGKLGRGNHVSLVVREANVEGAGAIGLPELVKATLRMRPDRIVLGECRGEEIADLLRAFNSGHHGGMVTLHADSVDRVPSRLVSLGLLAGLNQPALTMLAAGAFDVVLHIERNNGKRRIAQIGRLSKDIEHFAGEPIATWDGAGMPVPGPGWDSFVSRWSG
- a CDS encoding TadE family type IV pilus minor pilin; this encodes MAVSMSTHGGWSLITRVRGLCKRFCAFVTGRRHRCAEWSRSRWWAHNDEGAVTAEFAVVLPAVMAMAVLLMMLARAVTVEMNCQDAASAAARVAVVSSSDTEARLAAHDAAGGDASVSISRGFKQVKVTVSCRVVPDPMHVLPMAVVGKATGVIQ